Part of the Natranaerovirga pectinivora genome is shown below.
GGGAAATTTTTCTCCAAAATAATCTACATATATTTCCTTTGTTTTAGTTATATTAGTCCCTACAGTTTTCTCAAATAAATCTCTGCTAATTTGATAATTATATTGATTTGCCGCTTCTTTCCAAGCTATATACGAGATATTTTCTGTATCAAACATTAATCCATCCATATCAAAAATTATTAATTCAATTTCAAGTTGTTTTTCCATGTCCCTTAACTCCTCTAATATTTATTAGTAACTTTTTTTTACTTCAAGTTTTTATATTGATTTTCGTAATCTCTATCCATATTTTTCATAAACTTTTCTAGGTAAATTCTTGAAAACTCTTCAGAAGAAATATTAAATCTATTGAGAATATCCATAAAATACATCAAAACATCTCCTAATTCCTCAACGAAATGTTCTCTAACTTCTATGTTGTTCATTATTTCTGCTTCACCTTTTTTCTTTATAATTGCAATAGACTCACCAATTTCTTCAATCATATAAAGAATGAATGTTTTTGCATATTCTGGTTCCATAGGTGACCATGTATTGCTGTGCTTCTCCCATAACTTATATGATAAGTTTAACATCTCAGATATTTTCAAATCATTTTCATTAGTAATCATTTTACGCCTCCTTGTTTGATCGCTACCTGTCTCTGAGCAACTATGAATACATAGTCACCATTCATACTAGAATATTTTGAAAGGATTTCACTTATTCTACCACTTTCCATATCTTCTCTTAGCCTTTGACATCCTTTCCTTATCTCTTCCTTATCCGCCAGTGAAGCAAAAGTAGAAATCCCTTTTCTGACTAT
Proteins encoded:
- a CDS encoding MazG nucleotide pyrophosphohydrolase domain-containing protein; amino-acid sequence: MITNENDLKISEMLNLSYKLWEKHSNTWSPMEPEYAKTFILYMIEEIGESIAIIKKKGEAEIMNNIEVREHFVEELGDVLMYFMDILNRFNISSEEFSRIYLEKFMKNMDRDYENQYKNLK